One Azoarcus sp. DN11 DNA segment encodes these proteins:
- a CDS encoding phosphatase PAP2 family protein: MSGLTLWMVGTMLACAALFTVLPQIDLAVSGVFYDPVHGFTGDYNAVVQSLYRGIPLMSKAAVIGLFIALFAYSFQRGATGRKRRIQVAYLITALILGPGLLVDVALKDAWGRARPVKIAEFGGARTFSPALRPSDQCDSNCSFVSGHASAGFYLVSLGFLGGAAARRRWTLIGLAAGSAFGMGRIAQGGHFLSDIVFSFYVTWFAAWAAWALFRRLHWLQDDTDFQVGAPGSGS, translated from the coding sequence ATGAGCGGGCTGACGCTCTGGATGGTCGGTACGATGCTCGCGTGCGCGGCGCTATTCACGGTCCTGCCGCAGATCGATCTCGCCGTGTCGGGAGTGTTTTACGATCCCGTGCACGGTTTCACCGGCGATTACAACGCCGTCGTCCAATCGCTGTATCGTGGCATTCCGCTCATGTCGAAAGCGGCAGTCATCGGGCTCTTCATCGCCCTGTTCGCCTACTCGTTCCAGCGTGGCGCCACCGGCCGCAAGCGGCGCATCCAGGTTGCCTATCTGATTACCGCGCTGATCCTCGGACCGGGGCTGCTGGTCGATGTCGCACTCAAGGACGCATGGGGCCGCGCGCGTCCCGTCAAGATCGCCGAATTCGGGGGCGCCAGGACCTTTTCGCCCGCCCTGCGGCCGTCGGACCAGTGCGACAGCAACTGCTCGTTCGTCAGCGGACATGCTTCCGCCGGCTTTTACCTTGTAAGCCTCGGGTTCCTTGGCGGCGCGGCGGCCCGGAGGCGCTGGACTCTTATCGGTCTCGCGGCCGGGTCGGCCTTCGGCATGGGACGGATCGCCCAGGGCGGACATTTCCTGAGCGACATCGTCTTCAGCTTCTACGTGACGTGGTTCGCCGCATGGGCGGCGTGGGCGCTGTTCCGGCGCCTGCACTGGCTGCAGGACGACACGGACTTCCAGGTCGGCGCCCCCGGCTCCGGGAGCTAG
- a CDS encoding polymer-forming cytoskeletal protein: protein MLRRKRKHTIEMTKLSSLVADNLEIVGDVLFSAGLRVDGRIQGNVINQDGERSLLVLSEKGSINGRVRAYDAVINGVITGDLEVEHFLELQSNARISGNIVYRQLQMECGAVVDGKLEKLGDEAPAANVIELAGPAAAAGGR from the coding sequence ATGCTGCGACGCAAGCGCAAGCACACGATAGAGATGACCAAGCTTTCCAGCCTGGTCGCCGACAATCTCGAGATCGTCGGCGATGTACTGTTCTCTGCCGGGCTCAGGGTCGATGGCCGGATCCAGGGTAATGTCATCAACCAGGACGGCGAACGCAGCCTGCTCGTGCTGAGCGAGAAGGGGTCGATCAACGGGCGCGTGCGCGCCTATGACGCCGTGATCAACGGCGTCATCACCGGCGACCTCGAAGTCGAACATTTCCTCGAACTGCAGTCGAATGCGCGGATATCCGGCAACATCGTGTATCGGCAGCTGCAGATGGAGTGCGGCGCCGTCGTCGATGGGAAGCTGGAGAAGCTCGGCGACGAGGCCCCTGCGGCCAACGTCATCGAGCTGGCCGGTCCGGCTGCGGCAGCCGGGGGGCGCTAG
- a CDS encoding M23 family metallopeptidase, with translation MDYPAPRGTAIVASGGGRVTYAGHRVEYGKTVEIDHGGGLVTRYAHASRLTVVPGQIVIPGQKIGEVGSTGRSTGPHLHFEVIKDGLVVDPAYYLARF, from the coding sequence GTGGATTATCCCGCCCCGCGCGGCACTGCGATCGTTGCCAGCGGCGGCGGACGCGTGACCTACGCCGGCCATCGCGTCGAATACGGCAAGACGGTGGAAATCGATCACGGCGGCGGTCTCGTGACGCGCTACGCCCATGCCTCCAGGCTCACCGTGGTGCCCGGCCAGATCGTGATACCGGGTCAGAAGATCGGCGAGGTCGGCTCGACCGGGCGCTCGACCGGGCCTCATCTGCACTTCGAGGTCATCAAGGACGGTCTGGTCGTCGACCCCGCGTATTACCTGGCACGCTTCTGA
- a CDS encoding NADPH-dependent 2,4-dienoyl-CoA reductase — protein MTAAPPYPNLLQPLELGFCTLKNRVLMGSMHTGLEESGNGFQKLAAFYAARARGGVGLIVTGGISPNSEGLIFPGASALTNDEEVAQHRLIADAVHAEGGRVCMQILHTGRYAYHRGSVAPSALKAPISPATPREMTEEDIERTIEDYARCAALARRAGYDGVEVMGSEGYLINEFTVLQTNQRTDRWGGSMENRHRFPVEIVRRVRERVGTDFIIIYRISMLDLVDGGAPWQEIVALAKAIEAAGATLINTGVGWHEARIPTIATMVPRAAFSWVTRRMKGEVSIPLITSNRINTPEVAEQVLARGDADMVSMARPFLADPDFVIKAATDRGDEINTCIACNQACLDHIFEAKPCSCLVNPVACRETELLISPAIAKKRVAVVGAGPAGMAAAATAAERGHAVTLFDAAAQIGGQFNLAKRIPGKEEFAETLRYFDRRLEKAGVEVKLNHRVGSDELVSRFDTVLLATGITPRTPDIPGIDHPKVASYIDVITGRQPVGRKVAVIGAGGIGFDVSELLTHANLAEDPVEHYRREWGIDATYAARGGLCPPMEEARERQLWLLQRKPTKVGEGLAKTTGWIRRTLLGRRGVKMLAGVSYERIDDAGLHLRLGDELKLLPVDTIVVCAGQDPLRDLHAPLQAAGMDVRLLGGADVAAELDAKRAIDQATRVAAAL, from the coding sequence ATGACCGCCGCCCCCCCTTATCCGAATCTGCTCCAGCCTCTCGAGCTCGGCTTTTGCACGTTGAAGAATCGCGTGCTGATGGGCTCGATGCACACGGGACTCGAAGAGTCCGGTAACGGCTTCCAGAAACTTGCGGCGTTCTATGCAGCACGGGCCAGGGGCGGCGTCGGGTTGATCGTGACCGGGGGAATCTCGCCGAACTCGGAAGGCCTGATCTTCCCCGGTGCCAGCGCCCTCACCAACGACGAGGAAGTCGCACAGCACCGCCTGATCGCCGACGCGGTGCATGCGGAAGGCGGACGGGTCTGCATGCAGATCCTGCACACGGGCCGCTACGCCTATCACCGCGGCTCCGTCGCGCCCTCCGCGCTCAAGGCGCCCATCTCGCCGGCGACGCCGCGGGAAATGACCGAGGAGGATATCGAGCGCACGATCGAGGATTACGCCCGCTGCGCGGCCCTCGCCCGGCGCGCGGGATACGACGGTGTCGAGGTGATGGGTTCCGAGGGCTACCTGATTAACGAATTCACCGTGCTGCAGACCAACCAACGCACCGACCGCTGGGGCGGCAGCATGGAGAACCGCCATCGCTTCCCGGTCGAGATCGTCCGGCGCGTACGCGAGCGGGTCGGCACCGACTTCATCATCATCTACCGCATCTCGATGCTGGACCTCGTCGATGGCGGCGCCCCCTGGCAGGAAATCGTCGCCCTCGCGAAGGCCATCGAAGCGGCCGGCGCGACGCTCATCAATACCGGCGTGGGCTGGCACGAGGCGCGCATCCCGACGATCGCCACGATGGTGCCGCGCGCCGCGTTCAGCTGGGTCACGCGGCGGATGAAGGGCGAAGTGAGCATCCCGCTGATCACCTCGAACCGGATCAACACTCCGGAGGTCGCCGAGCAGGTGCTCGCCCGCGGCGACGCCGACATGGTCTCGATGGCGCGGCCCTTCCTCGCGGATCCGGATTTCGTCATCAAGGCCGCCACGGACCGCGGCGACGAGATCAATACCTGCATCGCGTGCAACCAGGCCTGCCTCGACCATATCTTCGAAGCCAAGCCCTGCTCCTGTCTCGTGAATCCGGTCGCCTGCCGCGAGACCGAGCTGCTGATCTCGCCCGCGATCGCGAAGAAGCGTGTCGCCGTGGTCGGGGCCGGCCCGGCGGGCATGGCCGCGGCGGCGACGGCGGCGGAGCGCGGCCATGCGGTGACGCTGTTCGACGCGGCCGCGCAGATCGGCGGCCAGTTCAATCTCGCGAAACGAATCCCCGGCAAGGAAGAGTTTGCCGAAACATTGCGTTACTTCGACCGGCGTCTCGAAAAGGCCGGCGTCGAGGTGAAGCTGAACCACCGCGTCGGCAGTGACGAACTGGTCAGCCGTTTCGATACCGTGCTTCTCGCGACCGGGATCACGCCGCGCACGCCGGACATCCCCGGCATCGACCACCCCAAGGTCGCGAGCTACATCGACGTGATCACCGGGCGCCAGCCGGTCGGCAGGAAAGTCGCGGTGATCGGCGCCGGCGGCATCGGCTTCGACGTCAGCGAACTGCTCACACATGCCAACCTCGCCGAGGATCCGGTCGAACACTACCGCCGCGAATGGGGAATCGACGCCACCTACGCTGCGCGCGGCGGCCTGTGCCCCCCGATGGAGGAAGCGCGCGAGCGCCAGCTGTGGCTGCTGCAGCGCAAGCCGACGAAGGTCGGCGAAGGTCTGGCAAAGACCACCGGCTGGATCCGGCGCACGCTGCTCGGCCGACGCGGGGTGAAGATGCTGGCCGGGGTCAGCTACGAAAGGATCGACGACGCCGGCCTGCACCTGCGGCTCGGCGACGAACTGAAGCTCCTGCCGGTCGACACGATCGTCGTGTGCGCCGGTCAGGATCCGCTGCGCGATCTGCACGCGCCGCTGCAGGCGGCCGGCATGGACGTGCGGCTGCTGGGTGGGGCGGATGTGGCCGCGGAGCTCGATGCGAAGCGCGCCATCGATCAGGCAACGCGCGTCGCTGCGGCACTCTGA
- a CDS encoding pyridoxamine 5'-phosphate oxidase family protein, whose translation MSVIEGAVRDLLEKTEFLTIVTEGPDGPHVVGNWGEYLRRMGFDGDRLVFPAGYYRKTEENLRRNARVQVLAASRAVDGSHGPGQGCLLHGTASILSEGGLVDRAKAAFPWARGVLVIDVDRVELQL comes from the coding sequence ATGAGTGTGATCGAAGGCGCGGTCCGGGATCTTCTGGAAAAAACGGAGTTTCTGACGATCGTCACGGAAGGGCCCGACGGGCCGCATGTCGTCGGCAACTGGGGGGAGTACCTCCGCCGCATGGGCTTCGACGGCGATCGGCTGGTTTTCCCTGCCGGGTACTACCGCAAGACCGAGGAAAATCTGCGCCGCAACGCGCGGGTACAGGTGCTGGCCGCATCTCGCGCCGTGGATGGCAGTCACGGGCCGGGCCAGGGTTGCCTGCTGCACGGGACCGCCTCGATCCTGAGCGAGGGGGGGCTGGTCGATCGTGCCAAGGCGGCATTCCCGTGGGCGCGCGGTGTCCTGGTGATCGACGTCGATCGGGTAGAGCTGCAGTTGTAA
- a CDS encoding DMT family transporter — protein sequence MTATVLWGGMFPVAKDALHTVDAYYLNTLRYGVTAVVFIAILWLAEGRKALRYDGHLIRASLFGAIGFGGFSLLAFVGLAHTQASHGAIIMAMQPMIGALVRWLWQGHRPPRITLICITAAFAGVFLVVTRGQIENLYSGAGWGDLLIVLGALSWVVYTLAAGSFPGWSPLRYTALTCLTGEVAIIAVTAFTTITGISTTPSLQSLAPVAPQLVYLVLLASIVAVLAWNAGIRALDPLSGMLFINVVPITAFVIGIYQGQHFVAAELTGAVLVILALFSNSLALKFLRAR from the coding sequence TTGACCGCGACCGTGCTGTGGGGCGGGATGTTCCCGGTAGCGAAGGACGCGCTCCACACGGTGGATGCGTATTACCTCAATACGCTTCGCTATGGCGTCACGGCGGTCGTGTTCATCGCCATCCTGTGGCTCGCGGAGGGACGCAAGGCCCTGCGATACGACGGGCATCTGATCCGCGCCTCCCTGTTCGGCGCGATCGGCTTCGGGGGGTTCAGCCTGTTGGCCTTTGTCGGGCTCGCTCACACCCAGGCCTCGCACGGCGCGATCATCATGGCGATGCAGCCCATGATCGGCGCACTGGTCCGCTGGCTGTGGCAGGGGCATCGGCCGCCCCGCATCACGCTCATCTGCATTACGGCGGCCTTTGCCGGGGTGTTCCTCGTGGTGACGCGCGGACAGATCGAGAACCTGTATTCGGGCGCGGGGTGGGGTGACCTGCTGATCGTGCTCGGTGCGCTCAGCTGGGTCGTCTACACCTTGGCCGCGGGCAGCTTTCCGGGCTGGTCGCCACTCCGCTACACCGCGCTGACCTGCCTGACCGGCGAGGTGGCGATCATCGCCGTGACGGCGTTCACGACCATCACTGGCATCTCGACCACACCGTCCCTGCAGAGCCTTGCTCCGGTTGCGCCGCAACTGGTCTATCTCGTCCTGCTGGCGTCCATCGTCGCCGTCCTTGCCTGGAATGCGGGGATTCGTGCGCTCGACCCGCTCAGCGGCATGCTTTTCATCAACGTGGTACCGATCACGGCCTTCGTGATCGGGATTTACCAGGGACAGCATTTTGTTGCTGCGGAGCTGACGGGCGCGGTGCTGGTGATCCTGGCGCTGTTCAGCAACAGCCTTGCGTTGAAATTCCTTCGTGCGCGCTGA